One region of Drosophila bipectinata strain 14024-0381.07 unplaced genomic scaffold, DbipHiC1v2 scaffold_53, whole genome shotgun sequence genomic DNA includes:
- the LOC122321858 gene encoding protamine-like, with the protein MLTGKSCKAKKKPTCARKQKKGSKPKKTCKSKPKKTCKPGPIMNNGYLNFVRAYREKHSSMKPQELIRRAARAWCRLSEEKKNIYRRMACKVTTSERHKRRKVCNPEKCEKY; encoded by the exons ATGCTGACAGGGAAGTCTTGCAAGGCCAAGAAAAAGCCTACATGTGCCCGGAAACAGAAGAAGGGCTCGAAGCCTAAGAAGACGTGCAAGTCAAAACCTAAGAAAACCTGCAAGCCCGGTCCTATTATGAATAATGGATACCTTAACTTCGTGCGTGCCTACCGGGAAAAACACAGTTCCATGAAGCCACAGGAACTGATTAGAAGGGCGGCCAGAGCCTGGTGCCGTTTATccgaggaaaaaaaaaatatataccgGCGCATG GCTTGCAAAGTTACAACTAGTGAAAGACATAAAAGACGCAAAGTGTGCAATCCTGAAAAATGCGAGAAATATTAG
- the LOC122321862 gene encoding single-stranded DNA-binding protein-like: MARPQFGFGGYGGFGGQQQQEEQYGGGFSGFGGEFGQQQQQQDGFGGFGGQEQQQQQAGFGGFGGGFALLAVKIPLNF; encoded by the exons ATGGCTCGTCCCCAATTTGGCTTTGGTGGATATGGAGGATTCGggggacagcagcagcaagaaGAGCAATACGGTGGAGGCTTTTCCGGCTTTGGAGGAGAGTTtggacagcaacaacagcaacaagacGGCTTCGGAGGCTTTGGAGGTCaagagcaacaacagcaacaagccGGTTTCGGAGGCTTTGGAGGGGGCTTCG CCCTGTTGGCCGTTAAAATTCCGCTTAATTTTTGA